AAAAAGTGTTCTCGAAAACGTCATCATCTCTACGTGTAACCGTACGGAAATTTATGCAGTGGTCGATCAGCTTCACACCGGCCGTTACTATATTAAACAGTTTCTGGCAGAGTGGTTTCAAATCAGCAAAGAAGAGTTTTCTCCTTTTCTCTCTATTTCAGAGGGAGATGGAGCGATGGAGCACTTGTTTAGAGTAACTTCAGGGCTTGACTCCATGGTTCTTGGAGAGACACAAATTCTTGGGCAGATAAAACAGGCTTTTCAAACCGCTCAACAAGCCTCGACGACAGGCACCATATTTAACCAGCTGTTTAAACAGGCAGTTACTTTAGCTAAGAAAGCTCATAAAGATACAGGAATCGGGGAAAATGCGGTTTCTGTAAGCTATGCAGCTGTGGAACTTGCCAGAAAAATATTCGGTGACTTAGTTCATAAACATGTCGTCATTATCGGTGCGGGCAAAATGGGAGAATTAGCAGCCAAGAATTTACACGGGTCAGGTGTCAAGCAAGTTACTGTCATTAACCGGACACATGAAAAAGCGAAAGTCGTCGCAGACCAGTTTCAGGGACAGGCCCGCACGATGGACGACCTTGAAGATGTCCTGACAGAAGCTGACATCGTCATAAGCTCAACTGGTTCTTCTGATTACGTGATCTCAAGAAGCCAAATGGAGCCTGTGCATAAAAAACGAAAAGGGAAACCCCTCTTCTTCGTAGATATTGCCGTTCCTAGAGATTTAGACCCGGGAATGGAAGATTTAGAAAGTGTATTTTTGTACGATATTGATGACTTGCAGGGAATTGTCGATGCTAATTTAGCTGTGCGTAAGCAGGCTGCAGAAGAAATTGAGATTATGATTGAAGCTGAAATCGTGGAGTTTAAAGAATGGCTTCAGACGATTGGTGTCGTTCCGGTTATTTCTGCACTAAGAGCAAAGGCTTTGGGGATTCAGGCGGAAACGATGCAGAGCATCGAGCGGAAAATGCCTAACTTAACGGAGCGTGAAAAGAAAGTGCTTCGTAAACACACAAAGAGCATTATTAACCAAATGCTGAAAGAACCAATTCTTCAAGCCAAGGAATTAAGTGCCAAGCCGGATGCCGAAGAATCATTGCGTCTCTTCACTCAAATTTTTGGCATCGAAGAAGAAGTGGAAAAGGAACTTGATGAGCAAGAGAAAAAAAACATAAAATCACAAGCTCCTGAATCAAGTGAAAGCTTTTCCCTCCCAGCACTTCACAAGATTGTGAATTCATAAGGGTGGAAGCAGCGAATGTTTGAGCTTAAATGGATTTATGAACTAATCCTTTTGCTTTATTGTGTAAGTTTAATAGGATATTTTATTGATTTTATTCAAAATAACCGGAAGGCTAACCGTCTGGCCTTCTGGTTACTTAGTATGGTTTGGGGTTTACAAACCTTTTTTTTATTGGCTCAAGTTTTTATTGAAGAAAATTTTCCAATTGTTAATGTGTACGACAGCTTATATTTTTATGCGTGGATATTAGTTACCTTTTCACTTATTATCAACCGGCTGTTTCGAGTC
This window of the Halobacillus sp. Marseille-Q1614 genome carries:
- the hemA gene encoding glutamyl-tRNA reductase, encoding MHVLAIGLNYKTAPVEIREKLTFSEDRLVEAMQNLNNQKSVLENVIISTCNRTEIYAVVDQLHTGRYYIKQFLAEWFQISKEEFSPFLSISEGDGAMEHLFRVTSGLDSMVLGETQILGQIKQAFQTAQQASTTGTIFNQLFKQAVTLAKKAHKDTGIGENAVSVSYAAVELARKIFGDLVHKHVVIIGAGKMGELAAKNLHGSGVKQVTVINRTHEKAKVVADQFQGQARTMDDLEDVLTEADIVISSTGSSDYVISRSQMEPVHKKRKGKPLFFVDIAVPRDLDPGMEDLESVFLYDIDDLQGIVDANLAVRKQAAEEIEIMIEAEIVEFKEWLQTIGVVPVISALRAKALGIQAETMQSIERKMPNLTEREKKVLRKHTKSIINQMLKEPILQAKELSAKPDAEESLRLFTQIFGIEEEVEKELDEQEKKNIKSQAPESSESFSLPALHKIVNS